Genomic segment of Arachis hypogaea cultivar Tifrunner chromosome 16, arahy.Tifrunner.gnm2.J5K5, whole genome shotgun sequence:
TCTTGTTCACAGTTGAAGAGATCTCACATGATCCCCAATTAGTTTTTTATGATCAAGTGaagtgataaataaataaataaataaaggaggaaagaaagaaacagagaaaCCTGGAGCTCAGTGGTGACAGGATACTCATCCATGTCAATATAGTTCTTGTTAAGTGAAGCCATGATGATGTGCCAGTTTATGAAACCACTTTATGAATTTTCAAATAAGTAATATATATGctcaaaaagtaaattttattgTCATATGATTCAGTATTTTAACAATCAGGTTCTAAGCATGAGATCTGAAAAGGAAATAGAGTCACTATCACCTTCACAGTTTGAAGAAAGTCACTAAGGAATAATTCCTGTGTTGCCTTGGACTGGTGACTGCAGGCCAAGATTTTCATCATATGCTTGACAGCCACATCATACATCCCAAGTGAAGCATACCACCTATAACAATGAAAAGTAAGAAAGTTTAAAATCAGCTATGACATAACCATATCAAAGTTAACATGAAAgtataatagaaaataaatatttcaaTTTGATCCATACAAGTTAGGCACTTAGGTATAGCCAGGAACAGAGGAACTTACTAACAAAATCATCTTCTTTTGAAGTAGGTATTATTATCTTAACCCTCAATTCCTCTTCTATCTTCTGTTGTGTGGATCCCTTGAAACAATATATCTTATAGATTTGCAGGTATATATTGATATGTAGGTTATTGATATAGGAAGAAACTAAGAAAATAGACCAGAATTATACTAACCCTTCATGGCAGGAGCCTTGGTCACAGATCTTGACTTGTCATGGGCCTCCTGTAAGCAAGTTTTGAGCAAAATGATGAAAAAATTGCAAGCAGTTTTTACTAGATAAAGTACAGAAACAAGCAAGCACAAGTGCACAATATTTTTAAAGTCAATGAGCTTATACATGTAAATTAGAAAACACATAAAATAGCCAATGAGGTGAAAActgatttcatatatatataaccaaaagCTCTGGCTAGTAGCTTTTTCTTTTGAAGCCTGACATCTTAATAAAACTTCACGATTAAACATGTGCACCATAGCAAACAGGAATATTACAGTATCCCAAAGCAAAGAAATTAGATGTTGAACCTTTATGAGGTTTCCATGAATCTTCTGAAGCAATGACACAGATAAACTTCCTGAGTTACTAACAGCTAATAATTTTTTCATCACATGAATAGAGAATGAATTGGTGGCCACCTGAAAATTTACATCCACTTGCATAATAAAATTATACACCTTCATGCTGTATTTGAATTAGAAAAGGAATACTAATTTCTAATCTAATAATGTCTTCACCACTACGACCTTGGCCACGTGGGATCTCAAATAATTCCTAAAGAAAAAAAGTCATCAAGTTAATAAATATAGTTTCATCTTAAGTAAAATATAGTTGCATATGCCATCTATACGTTTTAATTCCTAAGTAAAATATTCACAGACATTACTGCTATTCTACTAGCTCTTGCTTTGCATAGGATTGAAGAATAAGCTGATCTATGATGCATGTAGAATTCATAGTGTGTAAAATAGAACACTCCAAGCTAAAACATtacaatagaaaatattttatactttactCACAGACATTATTGTATTGCTCATGTTTTGGACTTAAAGCCATATAATCATCTCAGTAACTGAAAAAAGAATGAACTAATTGAACAACAAAATCTACACAATCAGTATTtcaaacatgaaaataaaaatcCAGAAAACTGAAAGTGATATGTTCAGAAATTAACCTAATCTGAGGATAGATTCTCGATATTCTGGAACAGGAAATTCTATGAGTGGTAGCAGATCCAGAAGTGCGAGAAGGAAAAcgaaggagaaagaaagaaagaaagaaagcaaaagaaaaataaatcaaaatagctATGCATGCGTAAGACGATAGCAAATACAATAAGAACTGGACCACAGAAACCATACCAAGACTAGAACGACAGCAGCGCGCTGCAAAGTTTGAGGAGAGGTGGTGAAGCAGACGAGATGCAGAAAAGCTCAACGAAAAATGGCGAACAGGAGGAGAGGCTGGCGTCAGTGTAGCAGCGAATAGGAAGAGTGATAAAGGTGTGGAAGAGATTAGGGTTACCTGCACATTAGGGTTCGATACAAAGCGACGCGTGCAACACACGAAGAGCCGGGAGGGGTGTGACGGAGCTTCGGTATGACGGAAGTTCAGTGCGACGGCGGTGCAAGGCGGAGAGGCG
This window contains:
- the LOC112758669 gene encoding uncharacterized protein, which gives rise to MKEEPTEVPINRATRFENKVEFLDLVASESLIKKRILERFFIDLVAGESLIKEQAATRFNDKGFTLSVSPHFTRYIRASTPLSSKRSIGGASPPCTAVALNFRHTEAPSHPSRLFVCCTRRFVSNPNVQRAAVVLVLVATNSFSIHVMKKLLAVSNSGSLSVSLLQKIHGNLIKEAHDKSRSVTKAPAMKGIHTTEDRRGIEG